The nucleotide sequence TGCTGATCCCGACCATCCTGGCCGCGATCGTGCTGCACCCCGGGACGTCACTCGGCACGTTCCTGCTGGTCGCGGCCCTCGGCGGTGTCGGCGGCGGCAACTTCGCCTCCTCGATGACGAACATCAACACCTTCTACCCGGAGAAGCACAAGGGCTGGGCGCTGGGCCTCAACGCCGGTGGCGGCAACCTCGGCGTCGCGGCCATCCAGCTGATCGGCCTGCTGGTGATCGGCACGGCGGGGGCGACCGCACCGCGGATCGTGCTCTACGTCTACATCCCGCTCATCGTCGTCGCCGCGGTGTGCGCGTACTTCTACATGGACAACCTCGCCACCGTGAAGGGCGACACGAAGGCGATGCGCGAGGTCGTCAAGGATCCGCACGCGTGGGTGATGTCGTTCCTCTACGTCGGCACGTTCGGCTCGTTCATCGGCTACAGCTTCGCCTTCGGCCTGGTGCTGCAGAACCAGTTCGGCCGCACCCCGCTGCAGGCGGCCGCGGTGACGTTCCTCGGCCCGTTGCTCGGCTCGCTCTCGCGCCCGACCGGCGGCTGGTTGGCCGACCGGATCGGCGGCGGCAAGATCACCTTCTTCACGTTCATCGGGATGGCGCTGGCCACGGTCGTCCTGATCCTCGCCTCGACGTCGAAGTCCCTGGCGCTGTTCACGATCGCCTTCATCGTGCTGTTCGTGCTCACCGGCATCGGCAACGGCTCGACGTACAAGATGATCCCGGCGATCTTCCGCGCCAAGGCGAAGGTGGCGATCGCGAACGGCGCCGAAGAGGCGGCCGAGCTGCTCAAGGCGCGACGCCTCTCCGGTGCGTTGATCGGCTTGGCCGGCGCGATCGGCGCCGAGGGTGGCCTGTTCATCAACCTCGCGTTCCGGCAGTCGTTCGCCGACGCCAAGAGCGGGGTGCCCGCCTTCATCGGATTCCTGGTCTTCTACGGGCTCTGCTTCGCCGTCACCTGGGCGGTTTACCTGCGCAAGCCCGCCGAACAGCCCACGAGTGAGCGCGGTCTGGCGCTCGCGGGAGCGGAGGTCTGAGATGCCCACCTTGGTCGTCGCCGGACACGGCATGGTCGCCCACCGGCTCGTGGAGGCGGTGCGCGCGGAAGACCCTTCCGGTAACTGGCACATCGTCGTCCTGTCCGAGGAGCCGCGCCCGGCGTACGACCGGGTGGCGCTCACGTCCTACGTGGACACCTGGGACCCGGCCACGCTGGCCCTGCCCGGTTCGGACTACGCGGGCGACGAGCACGTCGACCTGCGGCTCGGCGAGCCGGCCGTATCGGTCGACCGGGACGCCCGCACGGTCACCACGGCGTCCGGCGCGGTCGTCGCGTACGACGCTCTGGTGCTGGCCACCGGCTCGCGGCCGTTCGTGCCGCCGGTGCCCGGGCACGACCTGGACGGCTGTTTCGTCTACCGGACCATCGAAGACCTCGACGCGATCCGCGCGGCCGCGGTCGACAAGCCGGGCCGCGGCCGGCGCTCGGCCGTCGTCATCGGCGGTGGCCTGCTCGGCCTGGAGGCCGCGAAGGCGTTGCGGGACATGGGCTTGTCCCCGCACGTCGTCGAGATGGCGCCGCGGCTGATGCCGCTGCAGGTCGACGAGGGCGGCGGGTCGATGCTCCGCCGGATGATCACGGCGCTGGACGTCACCGTCCACACGGGAACGTCCACCGACGCCATCGAGGCCGACGGCTCGCGGCTGCTGGCCAAGCTGGGCAACGGCACCGAACTCGACGTCGACCTCGTCGTGTTCTCCGCCGGCGTCCGGCCGCGCGACGACCTCGCCCGGCAGTCCGGCCTGGAGCTGGGCCCGCGCGGTGGCGTGCTGACCGACGCGTCCTGCCGCACCGGCGACCCGGCGATCTACGCGATCGGCGAGTGCGCCGCGGTCGAGGGCAAGGTGTACGGCATCGTGGCGCCCGGTTACGCGATGGCGGAGATCGTCGCCGCGCAGCTCACCGGCGGTGCCGGGACGTTCCCGGAGCCGGACACGTCCACGAAGCTGAAGCTGATGGGCGTCGACGTCGCTTCCTTCGGCGACGCGCACGCGAAGACCGAGGGCGCGTTGGAAGTCGCCGTCAACGACGCGGTCGCCGGGACGTACAAGAAGCTCGTGGTCACCGACGACGGCAAGACGCTGCTCGGCGGCGTGCTCGTCGGCGACGCCACCGAGTACAACACCCTCCGCGCGCTGGTCGGGCGGCCGCTGCCGGCCGAGCCGGGCGCGATCCTCGCCCCGGCGGGCGGCGGCGCCGCGGTCGGCGTCGACGCGCTGCCCGACGCGGCGCAGATCTGCTCGTGCAACGCGGTGTCCAAGGGCGCGATCACCCAGGCCATCCACGAGGACGGCTGCGACACCGTCCCGAAGCTGAAGGCGTGCACCCGGGCGGGCACCGCCTGCGGGTCGTGCGTCCCGCTGCTGGGCCGGCTGCTCAGCGCGGCCGGTGTCGAGCAGTCGAAGGCCGTCTGCGAGCACTTCCCGCAGTCGCGCGCCGAGCTGTTCGAGATCGTCCAGGCCACCCGGATCACGACGTTCAGCGAGCTGATCGGCCGGTACGGCTCGGGCAGCGGCTGCGCGATCTGCAAGCCCGCGGTGGCGTCCATCCTGGCCACCCTCGGCAACGGGCACGTGCTCGGCGGCGAGCAGATGACCCTGCAGGACACCAACGACCGGTACCTGGCGAACCTGCAGCGCAACGGCACGTACTCGGTCGTGCCGCGGATCCCCGGCGGCGAGATCACCCCGGACAAGCTGATCGTGATCGGTGAGGTGGCGCGCGACTTCGGCCTGTACACCAAGATCACCGGCGGCCAGCGGATCGACCTGTTCGGCGCGACGGTGGACCAGCTGCCGCTGATCTGGCGTCGGCTCGTGGACGCCGGGTTCGAGTCCGGGCACGCCTACGGCAAGGCGCTGCGCACGGTCAAGTCGTGCGTCGGGTCGACGTGGTGCCGCTACGGCGTCCAGGACAGCGTCGGGCTGGCGATCGAGCTGGAGCTGCGCTACCGCGGCCTGCGCTCGCCGCACAAGCTCAAGTCGGCGGTTTCGGGCTGTGCCCGGGAGTGCGCCGAGGCGCGGAGCAAGGACTTCGGCATCATCGCCACGGAGAACGGCTGGAACCTCTACGTCGGCGGCAACGGCGGCACCACCCCGCGCCACGCCGAGCTGCTGGTGTCCGATGTGGACACCGAGACGCTGATCCGGACCATCGACCGGTTCCTCATGTTCTACGTGCGCACCGCCGACCGGCTGCAGCGGACCGCGCCCTGGATCGAGGAGCTGGACGGCGGCCTCGACCACCTGCGCGCGGTGATCGTCGACGACTCCCTCGGCATCTGCGAGGACCTCGACGCGGCGATGGCCAAGCACGTCGACAACTACGCCGACGAGTGGAAGGGCGTCCTGGAGGACCCGGAGAAGCTGGCCCGGTTCACCTCCTTCGTCAACGCGCCGGGCGCGCCCGACCCGGCCATCTCGTTCCGCGAGGAGCGGCAGCAGAAAGTGCCCGTCATGCTGGGAGTTCCGGGCTTTTCGAACAGCGAGGTGCGGCGATGACCACGTCGATCGAACGAACCTGGACGGCGGTGTGCGCGGCGGAGGTCGTGCCGGAGTACTCGGGGGTCGCCGCGCTGCTGGACGGCGTCCAGGTGGCGATCTTCCGGCTGCCCGGCGACCGGTGGTACGCACTGTCCAACTGGGACCCGTGCAGCGGCGCGGCGGTGCTCTCGCGCGGCATCGTCGGCGACGCGGACGGCGTGCCGGTGGTCGCTTCGCCGGTCTACAAGGAGCGGTTCGCCCTCGACAGCGGGCAGTGCCTGGACGCTGCGGACGTTTCGGTGCCGGTGTACGAGGTGCGGGTGCGGGAAGGCGTCGTCGAAGTGGAGAGCCCGTGAGCGATGTGCTCCCACTGGCCGGTTTCGTGATCGGCATCACCGCGGCGCGCCGGGCTGACGAGCTCGGCGCGCTGCTGGTGCGCAAGGGGGCGAGCGTCCGCTACGGCCCGGCGATCCGGATCGTGCCGCTGACGGACGACACCGAGCTGCACGCGGCGACGTCGAGGCTGCTGGAAGCGCCGGTGGACGCGGTGGTGGCGACGACGGGCATCGGTTTCCGTGGCTGGCTCGAAGCGGCCGAGGGGTGGGGGCTGGGGGATTCCCTGCTCGAGCGGCTGTCTTCGGCGTCGCTGCTGGCCCGCGGGCCGAAGGTGACCGGTGCGTTGCGGGCGGCCGGGCTTTCGGAGTCGTATTCGCCCGCCTCGGAAAGCAACGCCGAGCTGCTGCAGCACCTGCTCTCGTCGGGCGTCGACGGGCTGCGGATCGCGGTCCAGCTGCACGGCGAGCCGTTGCCGTACTTCGTGGACACGCTGCGGGCGTCCGGGGCGGAGGTCATCGAGATCCCGGTGTACCGCTGGGTCGGCCCGGTCGACCCGGGCCCGGTGGACCGGCTCCTGGACGGCGTCCTGGACGGCTCGATCCACGCGCTGCCGTTCACGAGCGCCCCGGCGGCGGCGTCGCTCATCGCCCTGGCCCGGCGCACGGGCCGGCTGCCGGGGCTCGTTTCGGCGCTGTCCGGCCCGGTGGTGGCGGCGTGCGTCGGCCCGATCACGGCTGGACCGTTGGCCGCTTTGGGGGTGCCGACGGTCCAGCCGCACCGCGCCCGCATCGGCGCGCTGGCCCGGACGGTGGCGGAGACCCTGGTGGCCCGTTCCCCGCGGTTGCGGGCGGGAGGTCACTCGATCGAGCTGCGCGGCCAGGCGGCCATCGTGGACGGCGAGTGGCGCGAAGTGGCCCCGGCACCGATGGCGCTGTTGCGGGCGCTGGCGGCGTCGCCGGGGCGGGTGGTGTCCCGGCGTGAGCTGATCTCGGCGCTGCCGGGAGGCGGCGAGGAGCACGCGGTCGAGACGGCGATCGGGCGGCTGCGGACGGCGCTGGGGGGCGGGAAGGTCGTCCAGACGGTGGTGAAGCGCGGATATCGGCTGGCGGTCGACGCCTGAGGGTGTCAGCGGCCGTGTCAGGGCGGTGGCCTTCCGGTGTCAGCGCGCCCGGCGATGGTGGGTTCACACACCGAGCCACCAGGGAGAATTCGATGCAGAAGTTCACCACCTCCGCCCCGATCGCCACCGTCCTCGACATCCCGGCCGGCCGCGTCCGGTTCGTTGCTTCCCTTCGTGACGACACCGTCGTTCAGGTTCTTCCCGCCGACCCGGCGAAGAGCCGCGACGTGAAGGCGGCTTCGCAGGCGTCAGTGTCGTTCGACGATGGCGTCCTGCGGATCTCGCTCGAGGCGAAGAACCAGTACTTCGGTCCGTCCGGTGCCGTCGACGTGACCGTTTCGCTGCCCGCCGGTTCGTCGGTCGAGGCCAAGGCCGCCAGCGTGGAGCTGCGGGGCGTCGGCCGCCTCGGCGACGTCACGGTCTCGGGCGCCCACGGCGAGGTGGTCTTCGACGAGGCCGCGAGCCTCCGCCTCACCGCCCACGCCGGCGACGTGTCGGTCGGCAAGCTGACCGGCCCCGCGGAGATCACCACCGGCAAGGGCGACATCCGCATCGCCGAGGCGGCGAGCGGCCACCTGGTCCTGAGCACCCAGGCCGGCAACATCACGATCGGCGCGGCTGCCGGTGTCTCGGCGTCCCTGGACGCGGGGACGACGTACGGCCGGATCCGCAACGCCCTCAAGAACGAGGGCACGGCGGCCCTGACCGTCCAGGCGACCACGTCCTACGGCGACATCGACGCCCACAGCCTGTGAGGCCGGGCGCCGAACGCAGTGAATGACTCATTCCTGACGTCCGATGACAGGAATGAGTCATTCACTGCGTCGGAACCGGCGGGCGGTGGTCAGCCGGCCCAGGTGACTGCGTGCTTCTCGAAGCCCCGCGCCGCCGCCACCCGGGCTGCCTCGGCTTCCGCTTCCTCGCGGACCGCCGGGGGCAGGGGGTCGAAGGCCGTCAGCGTGAACGTCAGCTTCGCGCCGCTGCCCTTCGTGCGCCACGTTCCCGCGATGTCGCCGTCCGCGAGCAGGACGCCCGGGTTGCCCAGCATCTTCCAGACTTCCTTGCGCCGCGCCGGATCCGGGACCAGCAACGCCTTGTCGCGGGCCTGGATGAACGGGTCCAGCGGCGGCAGCAGCCGCACCAGGTCCGGCTCCGGCGGGTTCTCCAGTGCCTCGAGCCGGTCCGCGGGCAGATAGCGCGTCTTGCCCTCGACGTCCACCGAAGCCAGGTCCGCCGGCCACGTCCGGTCGACCACCGCCCGAGCCGTCCCCGCGAACTCCGCCGCTTCGCCCGGGGACGCCGGGCCGTTGAGCCGCAGGTACCGCCCGATCACCGCCGTCGCCGCGGCCGGGTCCGGCGTCTTCCGCAGCCGGCCGCGGCCCTCCAGCGGGGCCAGCGTCGCCGGCGATGCCCCCGCCACCAGGCGGACTCCGGCGTGCGGGGTCGCGATGCGCATCAGCTGCTCCTGGATGTGCGTCGCCTGGCAGCCCCGGCACCACCGCGAGAACGTCGGCGGCAGCGCCTTCGTCACGGCCGTCGAAACCGCGCCCTTCGTCATCGGCTTCGTGACGACCTTCCGGAGCGCGGCGGCCGCCGTGAAGACCACCTCGGTCGCGGCCAGCCCGGTCGCCGCCATTTCCTTGCGCTGCCACAGCATCCGGGCCAGCGCGTCCGCGTCGTCCAGCGGCACCAGCGCGCGGACCGCCTCGGGCAGATCCGCGCGCAGGTGGTAGTGCGGCGCACCGCGCAACGTCCAGGCCAGGACCAGCCGGTCGTCGTCCTCGAGGGACACCGGGCCGTCGAGCCGGGCGGCGAGGGCGAGCAGCGCGGTGTCGCGCATGCTGTCCTGCAGCCCGGCGCGGACGACGGCGAGGTCGGCGACGTCCCGCGCCGAGCGGTGCAGGCCGTGCTCGGCGATGCGGTAGGCGAGTACCTGACGGCGGTCCACGTGCGGCTCCTAGAACGTGTACTCGAACGTGTAGGCCACCTTGTCCTCGCCCATGGCGCCCCCGGCGGTCCCGCTGCCGGTGATCCCGGCCAGCTCGCCGGTGCCGGAGCCGGGCACGACGGTGAACGTCGAGGCGATGCCCTTGGCGTCGAACGTGTACTCGTGACGCACGATGAACGTCCCTTCGCGACCGTCGACTTTGCCCTCGAAGCGTTCGAAGCACGGCGACGTCGTCTGACCGCTTTCGTACCCTTCGCCCGCGTAGTACAGCAGAAGGTCGCAGATCGACTCAGCCTCGATGACGCCTTCGTACGCGAAGGTGGCGTGCGCGTAGGCCACCCGGGGGCCGCCTTCGGTCCCGCTGACGATCTTCTCTTCCCAGTTCTTCGTGGTGAATCCGTTCATGGGGACCACTCTGCCGGGCATACCTGTCAGCTCGTGTCAGGTATTTCTGCCAGAATTCGAGTCATGCGCGCCAGCCGTCTCCTGTCCGTCCTCCTGCTGCTGCAGAACCGCGGCCGGATGACGGCGGAGGAGCTGGCCGAAGAGCTCGAAGTGTCGGTGCGGACGGTCTACCGGGACATCGACGCGCTCTCGGCGTCCGGCGTCCCGGTGTACGCCGACCGCGGCCGGACCGGCGGCTACCGGCTGGTCGACGGCTACCGCACCCGGCTCACCGGGATGACCGAGGAAGAGGCCCAGTCGCTGTCGCTGGCCGGGCTGCCCGTGGCCGCGGCCGAACTGGGGCTCGGCACGGTGCTGGCGGCGGCGCAGCTCAAGCTGTACGCGGCGCTGCCGGCCGAGCTGCGCGACCGCGCCGGGCGCGTCGCCGAGCGGTTCTACCTGGACGTCCCCGGCTGGCACCGCGGCATCGAAAGCCTGCCGGCGCTGTCGGCGATCGCCGACGCCGTGTGGTCGTCGCACCGGATCCGGATCCGCTACGAACGCTGGGGGCAGCGGGTCGTCGAACGGGAGCTGGAGCCGCTCGGACTGATCCTCAAAGCGGGCAACTGGTACCTCGCCGGGCGCTGCGACGGTACCGACCGGACCTACCGCATTTCGCGGGTGCTCGAGCTGACCGACCTCGGCGAGGTGTTCGAGCGGCCGGCCGGGTTCGACCTCGCGCGGTACTGGCAGGAGTGGTCCGAGCAGTTCGAACGCCGGATGTACCCGCGCGTCGCGGTGGTGCGCCTTTCGCCTCGGGCGCAGGCTCTCGTACCGTTCTACGCAGGTTCCGTCGGCGCCCGCGCGTTGCGCGACTGCCGCAACGAGCCCGACGCGGACGGCTGGCTCACCGTGGAGCTGCCGGTGGAGCCGGGCGAACCGGCCATCGGCGAGCTGCTGCGCTTCGGGCCGCACCTGGAGGTCCTCGAACCGGCGGACCTGCGGGCGGAGCTGGCCGAAGCGATCGAAGAGATGGGCGCGTTCTATGGGTGAGCTGAGCGGCACCGCGATCGGCGTGACGGCCGAGCGCCGGGCCGGCGAATTCATCGCCGCCCTCGAACGCTACGGCGCCGAGGTCCGGCACGCCCCGACGATCACCATCGTGCCGCTGGATGCCGACCCCGAGCTGCGCGCGGGCACCGAAGCCACGCTGGCGGCCCCGGTCGGGTTCACGGTGGTCACGACGGGGGCGGGCTTCCGCGGCTGGCTCGACGCGGCCGAAGGCTGGGAGCTGCGTGATCGGCTCGTGGCAGCGCTGGGGGAATCCCGGATCTACGCCCGCGGCCCGAAGGCGGTGGGCGCGGTCCGCGGTGCCGGCCTGCGCGAGTCCTTTTCGGCCGCCTCGGAGAGCAACGCGGAACTGTTCGGAGCGCTGGCCGCGGCCGGGGTCCGTGGCGAGCGGGTGGCCGTCCAGCTGCACGGGACGCCGCTGCCGGAGCTCACCGATCCGCTGGTGCGGGCCGGCGCCTCCCTGGTGCAGGTGCAGCCGTACCGCTGGCATTCGCCGCCGGACGTGACGCCCGTGCACGACCTGATCGCCGCGATCGTGGCAGGCGAACTGGACGCGTTGGCCTTCACGAGCGCCCCGGCCGCGGCGAACTTCCTGACGCTGGCTCGCACGTCCGGCCGCTACGACGAGCTGCTGGCGGCGCTGCGCGGCCCGCTGGTGTGCGCGTGCGTCGGCCCGGTGACCGCGGCCCCCCTGGAGGCGGCGGGCATCGAGACGCTGCAGCCGGACCGCCAGCGCCTGGGCGCGCTGGTGAAACTGCTGGTCACAACGCTCGGCACGGGGTAGGTCGGCTCCTCGCCGCTTCCGGCCCGGTTCCCTTCCAGCTCCCGCCACCCGGCCC is from Amycolatopsis mediterranei and encodes:
- a CDS encoding nitrate/nitrite transporter; translation: MTTNRRTKENAVAHQGKHWIEHWEPENEEFWESTGKKIARRNLWFSVFAEHIGFSVWTLWSVIVLFMGKNYGFSAADKFLLVSTPTLIGGLMRLPYTFAVAKFGGRNWTVVSAALLLIPTILAAIVLHPGTSLGTFLLVAALGGVGGGNFASSMTNINTFYPEKHKGWALGLNAGGGNLGVAAIQLIGLLVIGTAGATAPRIVLYVYIPLIVVAAVCAYFYMDNLATVKGDTKAMREVVKDPHAWVMSFLYVGTFGSFIGYSFAFGLVLQNQFGRTPLQAAAVTFLGPLLGSLSRPTGGWLADRIGGGKITFFTFIGMALATVVLILASTSKSLALFTIAFIVLFVLTGIGNGSTYKMIPAIFRAKAKVAIANGAEEAAELLKARRLSGALIGLAGAIGAEGGLFINLAFRQSFADAKSGVPAFIGFLVFYGLCFAVTWAVYLRKPAEQPTSERGLALAGAEV
- the nirB gene encoding nitrite reductase large subunit NirB, with the translated sequence MPTLVVAGHGMVAHRLVEAVRAEDPSGNWHIVVLSEEPRPAYDRVALTSYVDTWDPATLALPGSDYAGDEHVDLRLGEPAVSVDRDARTVTTASGAVVAYDALVLATGSRPFVPPVPGHDLDGCFVYRTIEDLDAIRAAAVDKPGRGRRSAVVIGGGLLGLEAAKALRDMGLSPHVVEMAPRLMPLQVDEGGGSMLRRMITALDVTVHTGTSTDAIEADGSRLLAKLGNGTELDVDLVVFSAGVRPRDDLARQSGLELGPRGGVLTDASCRTGDPAIYAIGECAAVEGKVYGIVAPGYAMAEIVAAQLTGGAGTFPEPDTSTKLKLMGVDVASFGDAHAKTEGALEVAVNDAVAGTYKKLVVTDDGKTLLGGVLVGDATEYNTLRALVGRPLPAEPGAILAPAGGGAAVGVDALPDAAQICSCNAVSKGAITQAIHEDGCDTVPKLKACTRAGTACGSCVPLLGRLLSAAGVEQSKAVCEHFPQSRAELFEIVQATRITTFSELIGRYGSGSGCAICKPAVASILATLGNGHVLGGEQMTLQDTNDRYLANLQRNGTYSVVPRIPGGEITPDKLIVIGEVARDFGLYTKITGGQRIDLFGATVDQLPLIWRRLVDAGFESGHAYGKALRTVKSCVGSTWCRYGVQDSVGLAIELELRYRGLRSPHKLKSAVSGCARECAEARSKDFGIIATENGWNLYVGGNGGTTPRHAELLVSDVDTETLIRTIDRFLMFYVRTADRLQRTAPWIEELDGGLDHLRAVIVDDSLGICEDLDAAMAKHVDNYADEWKGVLEDPEKLARFTSFVNAPGAPDPAISFREERQQKVPVMLGVPGFSNSEVRR
- the nirD gene encoding nitrite reductase small subunit NirD, translated to MTTSIERTWTAVCAAEVVPEYSGVAALLDGVQVAIFRLPGDRWYALSNWDPCSGAAVLSRGIVGDADGVPVVASPVYKERFALDSGQCLDAADVSVPVYEVRVREGVVEVESP
- a CDS encoding uroporphyrinogen-III synthase, which gives rise to MSDVLPLAGFVIGITAARRADELGALLVRKGASVRYGPAIRIVPLTDDTELHAATSRLLEAPVDAVVATTGIGFRGWLEAAEGWGLGDSLLERLSSASLLARGPKVTGALRAAGLSESYSPASESNAELLQHLLSSGVDGLRIAVQLHGEPLPYFVDTLRASGAEVIEIPVYRWVGPVDPGPVDRLLDGVLDGSIHALPFTSAPAAASLIALARRTGRLPGLVSALSGPVVAACVGPITAGPLAALGVPTVQPHRARIGALARTVAETLVARSPRLRAGGHSIELRGQAAIVDGEWREVAPAPMALLRALAASPGRVVSRRELISALPGGGEEHAVETAIGRLRTALGGGKVVQTVVKRGYRLAVDA
- a CDS encoding DUF4097 family beta strand repeat-containing protein, encoding MQKFTTSAPIATVLDIPAGRVRFVASLRDDTVVQVLPADPAKSRDVKAASQASVSFDDGVLRISLEAKNQYFGPSGAVDVTVSLPAGSSVEAKAASVELRGVGRLGDVTVSGAHGEVVFDEAASLRLTAHAGDVSVGKLTGPAEITTGKGDIRIAEAASGHLVLSTQAGNITIGAAAGVSASLDAGTTYGRIRNALKNEGTAALTVQATTSYGDIDAHSL
- a CDS encoding DNA glycosylase AlkZ-like family protein, which translates into the protein MDRRQVLAYRIAEHGLHRSARDVADLAVVRAGLQDSMRDTALLALAARLDGPVSLEDDDRLVLAWTLRGAPHYHLRADLPEAVRALVPLDDADALARMLWQRKEMAATGLAATEVVFTAAAALRKVVTKPMTKGAVSTAVTKALPPTFSRWCRGCQATHIQEQLMRIATPHAGVRLVAGASPATLAPLEGRGRLRKTPDPAAATAVIGRYLRLNGPASPGEAAEFAGTARAVVDRTWPADLASVDVEGKTRYLPADRLEALENPPEPDLVRLLPPLDPFIQARDKALLVPDPARRKEVWKMLGNPGVLLADGDIAGTWRTKGSGAKLTFTLTAFDPLPPAVREEAEAEAARVAAARGFEKHAVTWAG
- a CDS encoding DUF3224 domain-containing protein gives rise to the protein MNGFTTKNWEEKIVSGTEGGPRVAYAHATFAYEGVIEAESICDLLLYYAGEGYESGQTTSPCFERFEGKVDGREGTFIVRHEYTFDAKGIASTFTVVPGSGTGELAGITGSGTAGGAMGEDKVAYTFEYTF
- a CDS encoding helix-turn-helix transcriptional regulator, translated to MRASRLLSVLLLLQNRGRMTAEELAEELEVSVRTVYRDIDALSASGVPVYADRGRTGGYRLVDGYRTRLTGMTEEEAQSLSLAGLPVAAAELGLGTVLAAAQLKLYAALPAELRDRAGRVAERFYLDVPGWHRGIESLPALSAIADAVWSSHRIRIRYERWGQRVVERELEPLGLILKAGNWYLAGRCDGTDRTYRISRVLELTDLGEVFERPAGFDLARYWQEWSEQFERRMYPRVAVVRLSPRAQALVPFYAGSVGARALRDCRNEPDADGWLTVELPVEPGEPAIGELLRFGPHLEVLEPADLRAELAEAIEEMGAFYG
- a CDS encoding uroporphyrinogen-III synthase, which gives rise to MGELSGTAIGVTAERRAGEFIAALERYGAEVRHAPTITIVPLDADPELRAGTEATLAAPVGFTVVTTGAGFRGWLDAAEGWELRDRLVAALGESRIYARGPKAVGAVRGAGLRESFSAASESNAELFGALAAAGVRGERVAVQLHGTPLPELTDPLVRAGASLVQVQPYRWHSPPDVTPVHDLIAAIVAGELDALAFTSAPAAANFLTLARTSGRYDELLAALRGPLVCACVGPVTAAPLEAAGIETLQPDRQRLGALVKLLVTTLGTG